The following are encoded together in the Mycolicibacterium arabiense genome:
- a CDS encoding DUF7373 family lipoprotein: MSSQRLRFGALVASALLLAGCGGGPQNADGSAAAESSSAAPKPSVVSPDQLDAGKYPTAPRPPLGNAGLPATGVVVDAQHMADYVVGPWDVDEAVIEPYLGGTFLLNSGKALEQLGPPQIAAAADQRGMVNGFASARQAPDKLVLVNAVMRFPDAEAAKAASADMNGAGTQQQIQGKAPTPTEIPDHPDALATTYPFTPHGSGKTWAAIRSFTPHGTYVLMQVAQSVDGVEAAAEAVASAIDQQRPAIDEFTPGAIDAMADVPLDPTGLLARTVPGGPDTPTTKNAVYSLRGALHFQSNPVGSKKLFTDNGVDAVAMADANVYQAKDEAAAASVADAFGVEVSTNGVEAADPVPALPDSRCLKFPAGFYCVAPAGRYAIEVQAKELPDAHQRVAAQYVMLTAHG, translated from the coding sequence GTGTCTAGCCAGAGACTGAGATTCGGGGCCCTGGTGGCCAGTGCGCTGCTGTTGGCCGGGTGTGGTGGTGGCCCGCAAAACGCCGACGGCAGTGCCGCCGCCGAGAGCAGCAGCGCAGCGCCGAAGCCCTCGGTCGTCAGCCCGGATCAGCTGGACGCCGGGAAGTACCCGACGGCTCCGCGACCGCCGCTGGGCAACGCGGGTCTACCGGCCACCGGTGTGGTCGTCGACGCCCAGCACATGGCGGACTACGTCGTCGGGCCGTGGGACGTCGACGAGGCCGTCATCGAGCCGTACCTCGGGGGCACCTTCCTGCTGAACAGCGGCAAGGCCCTCGAACAGCTCGGGCCGCCGCAGATCGCGGCCGCAGCCGACCAGCGCGGCATGGTCAACGGGTTCGCCTCCGCGCGGCAGGCACCGGACAAGCTGGTGCTCGTCAACGCCGTGATGCGCTTCCCCGACGCCGAGGCGGCGAAGGCGGCCAGCGCCGACATGAACGGTGCCGGAACGCAGCAGCAGATCCAGGGCAAGGCCCCGACGCCGACGGAGATCCCGGACCACCCCGACGCGCTCGCCACCACCTACCCCTTCACCCCGCACGGCTCGGGCAAGACGTGGGCCGCCATCCGGTCGTTCACCCCGCACGGCACGTACGTGCTGATGCAGGTGGCGCAGTCGGTCGACGGCGTGGAGGCCGCGGCGGAGGCCGTTGCCTCGGCCATCGACCAGCAGCGCCCGGCGATCGACGAGTTCACTCCCGGGGCGATCGACGCGATGGCCGACGTCCCGCTCGACCCCACCGGCCTGCTCGCGCGCACCGTGCCCGGTGGGCCGGATACGCCGACGACGAAGAACGCGGTGTACTCGCTGCGCGGCGCCCTGCACTTCCAGAGCAACCCGGTGGGTTCGAAGAAGCTGTTCACCGACAACGGCGTCGACGCCGTCGCGATGGCGGACGCGAACGTGTACCAGGCCAAGGACGAAGCGGCCGCGGCCAGCGTGGCCGACGCGTTCGGCGTCGAGGTGTCGACCAATGGCGTCGAAGCCGCCGACCCGGTGCCCGCACTTCCCGACAGCCGCTGCCTGAAGTTTCCCGCCGGGTTCTACTGCGTTGCCCCCGCGGGCAGGTACGCCATCGAGGTGCAGGCCAAGGAACTACCCGACGCACACCAGCGGGTGGCGGCCCAGTACGTGATGCTCACCGCGCACGGCTGA
- a CDS encoding DUF3159 domain-containing protein, whose amino-acid sequence MSEGRAPVDALLARGGGIRGLVYTALPVTTFAATNTALGLPYAIAAALGVAGLVFAWQLFRRETLRPALFGFVGVVVCGAFALLTGRAKDFYLPGIWMYLALAILFTASVVIRRPLVGVGWAWLTGRDGSWRRVPRVRTAFDIATAVMAVVSWTRFSVQYYLYDTDQAGLLAVARIAMGWPVFLVTSTLIYFAIRTAVRALPRTEPQAAET is encoded by the coding sequence GTGAGCGAAGGACGAGCACCGGTCGACGCGCTGCTGGCCCGCGGCGGCGGGATCCGCGGGCTCGTCTACACCGCGCTGCCGGTCACGACGTTCGCCGCCACCAACACCGCACTCGGCCTGCCGTACGCGATCGCCGCGGCGCTCGGCGTGGCAGGACTGGTGTTCGCCTGGCAGCTGTTCCGCAGGGAGACGCTGCGGCCCGCGCTGTTCGGCTTCGTCGGCGTGGTGGTCTGCGGGGCGTTCGCACTCCTCACCGGCCGGGCGAAGGACTTCTACCTGCCGGGCATCTGGATGTACCTCGCGCTGGCCATCCTGTTCACCGCGTCGGTCGTGATCCGCAGACCGCTCGTCGGCGTCGGATGGGCGTGGCTCACCGGTCGCGACGGCTCGTGGCGGCGGGTGCCCCGGGTGCGGACCGCCTTCGACATCGCGACGGCGGTCATGGCCGTCGTGTCGTGGACGCGCTTCTCGGTGCAGTACTACCTCTACGACACCGACCAGGCGGGGCTGCTCGCCGTCGCACGCATCGCCATGGGGTGGCCGGTGTTCCTGGTGACCTCGACGCTGATCTACTTCGCGATCCGCACCGCGGTGCGGGCGCTGCCGCGTACCGAACCGCAAGCCGCGGAGACCTGA
- a CDS encoding DUF2237 family protein has translation MADRNVLGGPLEPCGTEPMTGFYRDGCCSTGPQDVGLHTICGVVTTEFLSHQRSIGNDLTTPMPQYSFPGLAPGDRWCVTAANWLRAQLDGHACPVVLASTQERTLEVVPLEVLRQHAVDVPDDAAGLS, from the coding sequence ATGGCGGATCGCAACGTGCTGGGTGGCCCATTGGAACCCTGCGGCACGGAGCCGATGACCGGCTTCTACCGCGACGGGTGCTGCAGCACCGGGCCCCAGGACGTCGGCCTGCACACCATCTGCGGCGTGGTGACGACCGAGTTCCTGTCCCACCAGCGCTCGATTGGCAACGACCTCACCACGCCCATGCCGCAGTACTCGTTCCCCGGCCTGGCGCCGGGCGACCGCTGGTGCGTGACCGCGGCGAACTGGCTGCGGGCCCAGCTCGACGGCCACGCGTGTCCGGTGGTGCTGGCGTCCACCCAAGAGCGGACCCTCGAGGTGGTCCCCCTGGAGGTGCTTCGTCAGCACGCGGTCGACGTGCCCGACGACGCGGCGGGGCTTTCGTAG
- a CDS encoding glycoside hydrolase family 65 protein, producing the protein MTRHEAYPVEPWHVRETTLDLDHIDESESIFALSNGHVGLRGNLDEGEPHGLPGTYLNSFYETRPLPYAEAGFGYPEDGQSLIDVTNGKILRLIVDDEPFDVRYGDLSEHERVLDLRAGTLTRKACWRSPAGKEVLITSTRLVSLTQRSIAAIEYTVEAVDQFTRVTVQSELVANEDQPKVAGDPRVSAALRKPLKSVGFEIADRGAVLIHRTRSSGLTMAAAMDHVVEVPGRVEVDTDAGDDWARTTVICGLRPGQKLRIVKFLAYGWSSLRSRPALRDQVAGGIAGARYTGWQGLLDAQRNYLDEFWDGADVELEGDPESQQALRFGIFHVLQASARAERRAIPGKGLTGTGYDGHAFWDTEGYVLPLLTYTAPEAAADALRWRASTLDLARERAAELDLEGASFPWRTIRGQECSAYWPAGTAGWHVNADIAMAFDRYRLVTGDDSLEAECGLDVLIDTARLWMSLGHRDRHGIWHLAGVTGPDEYTAVVRDNVFTNLMAAHNLRIAAEACLRHPVQASDRGVTTEETVAWRDAAAAVHIPFDEDLGVHEQCEGFTTLREWKFEENTEYPLLLHEPYVRLYPAQVIKQADLVLAMHWQGHAFTPEQKANNVDYYERRTTRDSSLSACTQAVMCAEVGHLELAHDYAYEAALIDLRDLHHNTRDGLHMASLAGAWTAWVAGFGGLRDDEGVLAFAPQLPSAVTRLRFRLRWRNFRLVVDVTADEVTYTLRDGPDGSLTIRHDGEDLELTTHGPTTVELKERKPLLAPPQQPPGREPLHR; encoded by the coding sequence GTGACCCGCCACGAGGCGTATCCGGTCGAACCGTGGCACGTCCGCGAGACCACGCTAGACCTCGACCACATCGACGAGTCCGAGTCGATCTTCGCGCTGTCGAACGGTCACGTCGGGTTGCGCGGCAACCTCGACGAGGGTGAGCCGCACGGACTTCCGGGCACCTACCTGAACTCGTTCTACGAGACGCGGCCGCTGCCGTATGCCGAGGCGGGCTTCGGCTACCCCGAGGACGGCCAGTCGCTGATCGACGTCACCAACGGCAAGATCCTGCGGTTGATCGTCGACGACGAACCGTTCGACGTGCGGTATGGGGACCTGAGCGAGCACGAACGGGTGCTCGACCTCCGCGCGGGCACGTTGACCCGCAAGGCCTGCTGGCGCTCGCCCGCGGGGAAGGAAGTCCTGATCACGTCGACGCGTCTGGTGTCGCTCACCCAGCGCAGCATCGCCGCCATCGAATACACCGTGGAAGCCGTCGACCAATTCACCCGCGTCACAGTGCAATCCGAGCTGGTCGCCAACGAGGACCAGCCGAAGGTGGCCGGCGACCCCCGCGTTTCCGCCGCTCTGCGCAAGCCGCTCAAGTCGGTGGGGTTCGAGATCGCGGACCGCGGAGCAGTTCTCATCCACCGCACCCGCTCCAGCGGGCTGACGATGGCCGCCGCCATGGACCACGTCGTCGAGGTGCCGGGCCGGGTCGAGGTCGACACCGACGCGGGCGACGACTGGGCGCGGACCACCGTGATCTGCGGCCTGCGCCCCGGACAGAAGCTGCGGATCGTCAAGTTCCTGGCCTACGGGTGGTCGAGCCTGCGGTCGCGACCCGCACTGCGCGACCAGGTGGCAGGCGGCATCGCCGGTGCCCGGTACACCGGCTGGCAGGGACTGCTCGACGCGCAACGCAACTACCTCGACGAGTTCTGGGACGGTGCCGACGTCGAGCTGGAGGGCGACCCCGAATCGCAACAGGCGTTGCGGTTCGGCATCTTTCACGTCCTGCAGGCCAGTGCCCGCGCCGAGCGCCGCGCCATCCCCGGCAAGGGACTGACCGGAACCGGCTACGACGGGCACGCCTTCTGGGACACCGAGGGATACGTGCTGCCGCTGCTCACCTACACCGCGCCGGAGGCCGCGGCGGACGCGCTGAGATGGCGAGCCTCCACGCTCGACCTCGCCCGCGAGCGCGCCGCCGAGCTGGACCTCGAAGGCGCGAGCTTCCCGTGGCGGACCATCCGCGGGCAGGAGTGCTCGGCGTACTGGCCCGCAGGCACCGCAGGCTGGCACGTCAACGCCGACATCGCGATGGCGTTCGACCGCTACCGCCTGGTGACCGGCGACGACTCGCTCGAGGCCGAGTGCGGTCTCGACGTGCTGATCGACACCGCGAGGCTGTGGATGTCGCTGGGCCACCGCGACCGTCACGGGATCTGGCACCTCGCCGGGGTGACGGGGCCCGACGAGTACACCGCGGTCGTCCGCGACAACGTCTTCACCAACCTCATGGCAGCGCACAACCTCCGCATCGCCGCCGAGGCGTGCCTGCGCCATCCCGTGCAGGCCAGCGACCGCGGCGTCACCACCGAGGAGACCGTTGCGTGGCGGGATGCCGCTGCGGCAGTGCACATCCCGTTCGACGAAGACCTGGGCGTGCACGAGCAGTGCGAGGGCTTCACGACACTGCGGGAGTGGAAGTTCGAAGAGAACACCGAGTATCCGCTGCTGCTGCACGAACCCTACGTTCGGCTGTACCCCGCGCAGGTGATCAAGCAGGCCGACCTGGTCCTCGCGATGCACTGGCAGGGACACGCGTTCACGCCGGAGCAGAAGGCGAACAACGTCGACTACTACGAACGCCGGACCACCCGCGACTCGTCGCTGTCGGCGTGCACGCAGGCCGTGATGTGCGCCGAGGTCGGGCATCTGGAACTCGCACACGACTACGCCTACGAGGCAGCGCTGATCGATCTGCGCGACCTGCACCACAACACCCGCGACGGCCTGCACATGGCCTCACTCGCAGGCGCGTGGACGGCGTGGGTCGCAGGATTCGGCGGGCTGCGTGACGACGAGGGTGTGCTGGCGTTCGCGCCCCAGCTGCCATCGGCCGTGACGCGCCTGCGATTCCGCCTGCGCTGGCGCAACTTTCGGCTGGTGGTCGACGTCACCGCCGACGAGGTGACCTACACGCTGCGGGACGGTCCCGACGGCTCGCTGACGATCCGCCACGACGGCGAGGACCTCGAACTGACCACGCACGGGCCGACCACCGTCGAGCTGAAGGAGCGCAAGCCGCTGCTGGCACCGCCCCAGCAGCCACCGGGCCGGGAGCCGCTGCACCGCTAG
- a CDS encoding DUF3105 domain-containing protein produces the protein MAEDRPASRMFAGMPWGTIIAVVVVAVIGVVLWVTLGPSNDRSGEATADPAAHIPGVVRIEYPPADHVDAPKRVAYDQSPPFGGTHDQIWATCTGVVYPTAIRSENAVHSLEHGAVWITYDPDVATADQIDVLSAMVEGQPYTLMSPYPGLETPISIQSWGHQLKFDDPSDPRLVQFIEALRLNESAYPEPGASCASPFFDVNNPPPFDPTPPGPDAAPAVMD, from the coding sequence ATGGCAGAGGACCGACCCGCGTCGCGGATGTTCGCGGGCATGCCCTGGGGCACGATCATCGCGGTCGTGGTCGTCGCGGTCATCGGCGTCGTGCTCTGGGTGACCCTGGGGCCGTCGAACGACCGATCCGGCGAGGCGACGGCCGATCCTGCGGCGCACATCCCGGGCGTCGTCCGGATCGAGTACCCCCCGGCCGACCACGTCGACGCCCCGAAGCGCGTGGCGTACGACCAGTCACCACCGTTCGGCGGCACGCACGACCAGATCTGGGCGACGTGCACGGGAGTCGTCTACCCGACCGCCATCCGATCCGAGAACGCCGTGCACTCACTCGAACACGGCGCGGTGTGGATCACGTACGACCCCGACGTGGCGACCGCCGACCAGATCGACGTGCTCTCGGCGATGGTCGAGGGCCAGCCGTACACGCTGATGTCGCCCTACCCGGGCCTCGAGACCCCCATCTCGATCCAGTCCTGGGGGCACCAGCTCAAGTTCGACGATCCGAGCGACCCGCGACTCGTCCAATTCATCGAGGCGCTGCGGCTCAACGAGAGCGCCTACCCGGAGCCCGGGGCCAGCTGCGCGTCGCCGTTCTTCGACGTGAACAACCCGCCGCCGTTCGACCCCACTCCGCCGGGACCGGACGCCGCGCCCGCGGTCATGGACTAG
- a CDS encoding beta-phosphoglucomutase family hydrolase: MLGLPEGVHACLFDLDGVLTDTASVHRRAWKTMFDEFLQARAANGGDPFRPFDVGADYGNYVDGKKREDGVRSFLASRGITLPDGTPDDPPDAETVFGLGNRKNALFQEVLHGEGVEVFEGSRRYMQAAHAAGLAIAVVSSSANTAEVLRITDLAQYVAQRVDAITMREDGIPGKPAPDSFLRGAELLGVPAAEAAVYEDAIAGVQAGRAGHFGIVIGVDRVGQAEALRDNGADVVVTDLAELMDATA, translated from the coding sequence ATGCTGGGTCTTCCCGAGGGAGTACACGCGTGTCTGTTCGACCTGGACGGCGTGCTCACCGACACCGCCAGCGTCCATCGTCGGGCGTGGAAGACGATGTTCGACGAGTTCCTGCAGGCCCGCGCCGCCAATGGCGGCGACCCCTTCCGGCCGTTCGACGTCGGCGCGGACTACGGGAACTACGTCGACGGCAAGAAGCGCGAGGACGGCGTCCGATCATTCCTGGCCAGCCGCGGCATCACCCTGCCCGACGGCACACCCGACGATCCGCCCGACGCCGAGACCGTCTTCGGCCTCGGCAACCGCAAGAACGCCCTGTTCCAGGAAGTCCTGCACGGCGAGGGTGTCGAGGTCTTCGAGGGATCGCGGCGCTACATGCAGGCTGCGCACGCCGCAGGCCTGGCGATCGCCGTCGTGTCGTCGAGCGCCAACACCGCCGAGGTGCTCCGGATCACCGACCTCGCGCAGTACGTCGCGCAACGCGTCGACGCGATCACGATGCGTGAGGACGGCATCCCCGGCAAGCCCGCCCCCGACTCGTTCCTGCGTGGCGCGGAGCTTCTCGGCGTTCCCGCAGCCGAGGCCGCCGTCTACGAGGACGCGATCGCCGGTGTTCAGGCCGGCCGGGCCGGACACTTCGGGATCGTGATCGGCGTCGACCGCGTTGGTCAGGCAGAAGCGTTGCGCGACAACGGCGCCGACGTCGTCGTCACCGATCTCGCCGAGCTGATGGACGCCACCGCGTGA
- a CDS encoding DUF305 domain-containing protein, with the protein MSPWGEFRWIRWLAFVALLLILAGFGFGYSVRDDPAPPAAGLIDVGFLQDMSVHHEQAVDMATTELTGGADAGVKNLAFDILTTQQNQVGRMQGWLTAWGEPLLPTGGHMAWMGGGHGSHGPVAAMPGMADATELARLRTATPADRDVLFLQLMLRHHQGGAEMLAVGAEHAETGYVRDLARRMSATQSAEGELLTDMLRQRGAPVLPLR; encoded by the coding sequence GTGAGCCCCTGGGGCGAATTTCGGTGGATCCGGTGGCTTGCCTTCGTCGCGCTGCTGCTGATCCTCGCGGGTTTCGGTTTCGGTTACTCCGTGCGCGATGACCCCGCCCCGCCCGCCGCAGGCCTGATCGACGTCGGGTTCCTGCAGGACATGTCCGTCCACCACGAACAGGCCGTCGACATGGCGACCACCGAGTTGACCGGCGGCGCCGACGCGGGCGTGAAGAACCTGGCGTTCGACATCCTCACCACGCAGCAGAACCAGGTGGGCCGCATGCAGGGTTGGCTGACCGCGTGGGGTGAGCCGCTGCTGCCGACCGGCGGCCACATGGCGTGGATGGGCGGCGGGCACGGGTCGCACGGGCCGGTGGCCGCGATGCCGGGGATGGCCGACGCAACGGAACTCGCCCGCCTGCGCACCGCCACGCCCGCCGATCGCGACGTGCTCTTCCTGCAGCTGATGCTGCGCCACCACCAGGGCGGCGCCGAGATGCTCGCCGTGGGCGCCGAACACGCCGAGACGGGGTACGTGCGCGACCTGGCCCGACGGATGTCGGCCACCCAGTCCGCCGAGGGCGAGCTGCTGACCGACATGCTCCGACAGCGTGGGGCCCCAGTGCTCCCGTTGCGCTGA
- a CDS encoding DUF1697 domain-containing protein, with protein MGPKRYAALLRGINVGGRNKLAMSDLRTAFTDDGFERVGTYIQSGNVVFETTAPQRTLEHRIERILDERLQTPPVVVVRSHRQLRTVVEQAPPEFLAQADTHLRDCVFLKHPLTAKRTMEIVRLRDGVDQAWPGPDVVYFSRLEAQRTKTLMNKILAAREYRLMTIRNWATTTKVLALLDGMDGPVPPVRSGE; from the coding sequence GTGGGGCCGAAGCGATACGCGGCGTTGTTGCGCGGCATCAACGTGGGCGGACGCAACAAGCTCGCGATGTCAGACCTGCGAACGGCATTCACCGACGACGGCTTCGAGCGGGTCGGTACCTACATTCAGTCCGGCAACGTCGTGTTCGAGACGACCGCGCCACAGCGGACGCTCGAGCATCGCATCGAACGCATCCTCGACGAGCGCCTCCAGACCCCGCCCGTCGTCGTGGTGCGGTCCCACCGCCAGCTCCGCACGGTCGTGGAGCAGGCCCCGCCCGAGTTCCTGGCCCAGGCCGACACCCACCTGCGGGACTGCGTCTTCCTCAAGCACCCGCTGACGGCGAAGCGGACGATGGAGATCGTGCGGCTGCGCGACGGCGTCGACCAGGCCTGGCCGGGACCCGACGTCGTGTACTTCTCCCGGCTCGAGGCGCAGCGCACGAAGACCCTGATGAACAAGATCCTCGCCGCCCGCGAATACCGGCTGATGACCATTCGCAACTGGGCCACGACCACCAAGGTTCTTGCCCTGCTCGACGGGATGGACGGGCCCGTCCCGCCGGTACGCTCGGGCGAGTGA
- a CDS encoding CobW family GTP-binding protein: MQAIPVIALTGYLGAGKTTLLNHVLRAPGARIGVVINDFGELNVDAGLVTGQVDEPASITGGCICCLPDEGGLDEALAKLADPKLGLDAIIVEASGLADPIAISRIIRFSGVEHVRPGGVVDVIDAATHFDTVDKVDAPPARYGAASLVVVNKLDQLPEESRDAALARIEGRVRERNPDVHVVGAVAGRVDPALLYDIGDDTDGSGQLSFRELLIDGDGGQAHADEPEHVHADSVTVIGDGCVDPGALVDLLEQPPAGVYRLKGTVGVRYRARVRHYVVNVVGTSIHVMTAPPRSRGNNLVAIGTHLDVDDVRRRLELALVPCDEQSAIGVRRLQRYRQLSI, translated from the coding sequence GTGCAGGCAATCCCCGTCATCGCGCTGACCGGCTACCTGGGCGCGGGCAAGACGACGTTGCTCAATCACGTGCTGCGGGCGCCGGGAGCGCGAATCGGCGTGGTGATCAACGACTTCGGCGAGCTGAACGTCGACGCGGGCCTGGTGACGGGGCAGGTCGACGAGCCCGCCTCGATCACCGGCGGATGCATCTGCTGCCTGCCCGACGAGGGCGGGCTCGACGAGGCGCTGGCGAAACTCGCCGACCCCAAGCTGGGTCTCGACGCCATCATCGTGGAGGCCAGCGGCCTGGCCGACCCCATCGCCATCTCGCGCATCATCCGGTTCAGCGGTGTCGAACACGTCCGCCCTGGCGGGGTGGTCGACGTCATCGACGCCGCCACCCACTTCGACACCGTCGACAAGGTCGACGCGCCACCTGCCCGGTACGGCGCCGCATCGCTCGTCGTGGTCAACAAGCTCGACCAGCTGCCCGAGGAGTCCCGCGACGCTGCGCTCGCGCGCATCGAAGGCCGTGTGCGGGAACGCAATCCGGACGTCCACGTCGTGGGGGCAGTCGCCGGCCGCGTCGACCCCGCACTGCTCTACGACATCGGCGACGACACCGACGGCTCCGGCCAGCTGTCGTTCCGCGAACTGCTGATCGACGGCGATGGCGGTCAAGCCCACGCCGACGAACCCGAACACGTGCACGCCGACTCGGTGACGGTGATCGGCGACGGCTGCGTCGACCCCGGCGCCCTGGTCGACCTGCTCGAGCAGCCGCCGGCCGGGGTGTACCGGCTCAAGGGCACGGTCGGGGTGCGGTACCGCGCCCGCGTGCGGCACTACGTCGTCAACGTGGTCGGGACGTCGATCCACGTCATGACCGCACCGCCGAGGTCGCGCGGCAACAACCTGGTGGCGATCGGCACGCACCTCGACGTCGACGACGTGCGGCGCAGGCTCGAACTGGCCTTGGTGCCGTGCGACGAACAGTCCGCCATCGGGGTCCGACGCCTTCAGCGCTACCGGCAGCTCAGCATCTAG
- a CDS encoding L,D-transpeptidase, whose product MVIGVLATLVMASQSGSSTATAPSDTAASNVAVAKNGVLLPAREPAAVEITPASGAQDVAPGDGVGVRATSGTLTEVRMTNAQGRTVEGTLSQDRRTWRPAEPLGYGRDYTLAVTARGTDGTTTTQKSDFSTVNPDLLLDVSLNTTAGTRLSNGGTYGVGTVVVAQFDASVGDRAAAQRRLVVETSPPVEGAWTWISDSKAHWRPREYFPSGTQVTVKANVYGIDLGDGVYGQEDRQVSFRIGRSHVSIADDVTKQVSVFIDGKLARTMPTSMGRGGTTNVGGKSIHFWTQPGVYTVMDKANPVLMDSSTYGLPVSSSAGYRISVPYATRISPDGIYLHEREATVWAQGNRNVSAGCLNLSLDNAKWFYELSQPGDVVEVRNTGGKPLEQWQNGDWSVPWDQWLRGSASRA is encoded by the coding sequence ATGGTCATCGGCGTCCTCGCCACCCTGGTGATGGCGTCGCAGAGCGGATCGTCGACGGCAACGGCCCCCTCTGACACCGCCGCGTCGAACGTCGCGGTAGCAAAGAACGGCGTGTTGCTGCCCGCGCGCGAACCGGCCGCCGTCGAGATCACACCGGCATCCGGCGCGCAGGACGTCGCTCCCGGCGACGGCGTCGGCGTGCGGGCCACCTCGGGCACGCTGACCGAAGTGCGCATGACCAACGCACAGGGCCGCACCGTCGAGGGCACCCTCTCGCAGGACCGGCGCACCTGGCGGCCTGCCGAACCACTCGGCTACGGACGCGACTACACCCTGGCGGTCACCGCCAGGGGAACCGACGGCACCACGACGACGCAGAAGTCGGACTTCTCGACCGTCAACCCGGACCTGCTGCTCGACGTCTCGCTGAACACCACGGCCGGAACCCGGCTGTCGAACGGCGGCACCTACGGCGTCGGCACCGTCGTGGTGGCGCAGTTCGACGCCTCGGTGGGCGACCGCGCCGCAGCTCAGCGCAGGCTCGTCGTCGAGACGTCGCCTCCCGTGGAGGGGGCATGGACCTGGATCAGCGACAGCAAGGCGCACTGGCGGCCGCGGGAGTACTTCCCGTCGGGCACCCAGGTGACGGTCAAGGCCAACGTCTACGGCATCGACCTCGGCGACGGCGTGTACGGGCAGGAGGACCGGCAGGTGTCGTTCCGGATCGGCCGCTCCCACGTGTCGATCGCCGACGACGTCACCAAGCAGGTCAGCGTGTTCATCGACGGCAAGCTGGCGCGGACGATGCCCACGTCGATGGGCCGCGGCGGCACCACGAACGTCGGCGGGAAGAGCATTCACTTCTGGACCCAGCCGGGCGTCTACACCGTGATGGACAAGGCCAATCCGGTGCTGATGGACTCCTCGACCTACGGTCTGCCCGTCTCTTCGTCCGCCGGCTACCGGATCAGCGTCCCGTATGCCACGCGCATCAGCCCCGACGGTATCTACCTGCACGAGCGCGAGGCCACGGTGTGGGCGCAGGGCAACCGCAACGTCTCGGCCGGCTGTCTGAACCTGAGCTTGGACAACGCGAAGTGGTTCTACGAGCTGTCCCAGCCCGGTGACGTCGTCGAGGTCCGAAATACCGGTGGCAAACCGCTCGAACAGTGGCAGAACGGCGACTGGAGCGTGCCCTGGGACCAGTGGCTGCGCGGCAGCGCGTCACGCGCCTGA
- a CDS encoding zinc-binding dehydrogenase, giving the protein MKAVSCVHGELSVVDVAAPRPAPGQLLLDVRRCGICGSDLHAKDHADELTDVMSAVQYEDFMRGDTPVVMGHEFCGEVAERGRGVAKEFAPGSLVVSFPLVRAAGGVHLTGLSPKAPGAYAEQVLAEAAMSFVVPNGLSPDVAALTEPMAVALHAVRRSDIGKRDVAVVIGCGPVGLAVIAHLAALGVGTIVASDFSAGRRALAARCGAHVVVDPASESPYAALDGKRGVLTSAPALYELGMGSMEKLRKVPGWSHLYRVADRFGAAGPSRPVIFECVGVPGMLDGVIAAAPLASLVVVVGVCMGADQLRPAMASGKEIDMRFVFGYTPLEFRDTLHMLADGKVDAGPLVTGTVGLAGVSAAFDALGDPETHAKILIDPRDQTGDVTPIGIG; this is encoded by the coding sequence GTGAAGGCCGTCAGCTGTGTGCACGGGGAACTGTCCGTCGTCGACGTCGCGGCGCCCCGCCCGGCGCCAGGCCAACTACTGCTCGACGTGCGCCGGTGCGGCATCTGCGGCTCCGACCTGCACGCCAAGGACCACGCCGACGAACTGACCGACGTCATGAGCGCCGTCCAGTACGAGGACTTCATGCGTGGGGACACGCCCGTCGTGATGGGCCACGAATTCTGCGGCGAGGTGGCCGAGCGCGGCCGCGGCGTGGCCAAGGAGTTCGCGCCGGGAAGTTTGGTCGTCTCCTTCCCCCTGGTGCGTGCTGCGGGCGGCGTGCACCTCACCGGGCTGTCGCCGAAGGCCCCGGGCGCCTACGCCGAGCAGGTGCTGGCCGAGGCGGCCATGTCGTTCGTCGTACCCAACGGGCTGTCGCCGGACGTCGCGGCACTCACCGAGCCGATGGCCGTGGCGCTACACGCGGTGCGGCGCAGCGACATCGGCAAGCGCGACGTGGCCGTTGTGATCGGCTGCGGTCCGGTCGGCCTCGCCGTGATCGCCCACCTCGCGGCGCTGGGCGTCGGCACGATCGTCGCCAGCGACTTCTCGGCAGGTCGCCGGGCGCTGGCCGCCAGGTGCGGCGCGCACGTCGTCGTCGACCCGGCGTCCGAGTCGCCGTACGCCGCGCTCGACGGCAAGCGCGGCGTGCTGACGTCGGCGCCCGCGCTCTACGAACTGGGCATGGGGTCGATGGAGAAGCTGCGCAAGGTGCCGGGGTGGTCGCACCTGTACCGCGTGGCGGACAGGTTCGGCGCGGCAGGGCCTAGCCGCCCGGTGATCTTCGAATGCGTCGGCGTGCCAGGCATGCTCGACGGCGTCATCGCCGCGGCGCCCCTCGCCTCGCTCGTCGTGGTGGTGGGCGTCTGCATGGGCGCCGACCAGCTGCGGCCCGCGATGGCCAGCGGCAAGGAGATCGACATGCGGTTCGTCTTCGGCTACACGCCGCTGGAGTTCCGCGACACGCTGCACATGCTCGCCGACGGCAAGGTCGACGCCGGCCCGCTGGTCACCGGAACGGTCGGTCTGGCCGGGGTGTCGGCTGCCTTCGACGCGCTCGGCGACCCCGAGACGCACGCCAAGATCCTGATCGACCCGCGCGACCAGACGGGTGACGTCACGCCGATCGGCATCGGTTAG